A portion of the Luxibacter massiliensis genome contains these proteins:
- a CDS encoding helix-turn-helix transcriptional regulator codes for MGNSTNNEILNIDKEKLIDILTEDLPVLRAKIGLSQDELAELIGVSRQTYSAIETRKRRMTWNTFLSILLVFDNNEKTNEMLVGMGVFPKELRETLNIDNRKV; via the coding sequence ATGGGGAATAGTACAAATAATGAAATTCTAAATATTGACAAAGAGAAACTGATTGACATCCTGACGGAAGATTTGCCTGTTCTCAGAGCGAAGATTGGCCTATCGCAAGATGAACTTGCAGAATTGATAGGTGTGTCCAGGCAGACATATTCTGCTATCGAAACGAGAAAGAGAAGGATGACATGGAATACATTTCTATCGATATTGCTTGTATTCGACAATAACGAGAAAACAAATGAGATGTTGGTAGGGATGGGAGTTTTCCCAAAGGAATTGAGAGAGACATTAAATATTGACAATAGAAAGGTGTGA
- a CDS encoding tyrosine-type recombinase/integrase, whose translation MAKRGENIRKRKDGRWEGRYPKGKKDGRTVMGSVFGKTYQEAKEKLIFAKASLSETLPNTQTAAVVMDTFSKTAEEWLVATKPGLKKSSICKYRNVLDKHLLPEFGDNQVSAITRDDVSVFSAKLLSSKEDGGKGLAPKTVSSIISVMKNVMDYAKHVKGANIIDFDGLSIKQPLKQLRVFSTYEQDTLVTKLLENLDFISLGILLCLFTGLRIGEVCALMWSDISFDEQKLRVTRTMQRIQESDGKGHKTKIEIDCPKSDCSIRDIPLPDEVFSILVEMRQPDGCFFLTGLEGTFVEPRQMEKCFSRIVKSCGIEKATVHTCRHSFATRCVEVGFDIKTLSEILGHASVAITMNRYVHPSMELKAQNMNKLCGLLSGVKNRVNKNEESA comes from the coding sequence ATGGCAAAAAGAGGCGAAAACATCAGGAAGCGAAAGGATGGACGATGGGAAGGGCGTTATCCTAAAGGTAAGAAGGATGGGCGAACAGTCATGGGTTCAGTTTTCGGAAAAACCTACCAAGAAGCCAAGGAAAAATTGATATTCGCTAAGGCGAGTCTTTCAGAGACTCTTCCTAATACTCAGACGGCAGCTGTAGTGATGGACACCTTTTCCAAAACAGCGGAGGAATGGCTGGTGGCAACAAAACCGGGATTGAAAAAGTCCAGTATATGCAAATATCGTAATGTGCTTGACAAACACCTGCTTCCCGAATTTGGAGATAATCAAGTCTCCGCTATTACAAGAGATGATGTTTCAGTATTCTCTGCAAAGCTCCTTTCCAGCAAGGAAGACGGCGGGAAAGGTCTTGCTCCAAAAACCGTGTCCAGCATAATCTCAGTAATGAAGAATGTAATGGACTACGCTAAGCATGTGAAAGGTGCGAATATAATCGATTTTGATGGACTCAGCATTAAGCAACCACTAAAACAGCTTCGTGTTTTTAGCACCTATGAGCAGGATACACTTGTAACGAAGCTTTTGGAGAATCTTGACTTTATTAGCCTTGGCATACTGCTTTGTCTATTTACCGGCTTGCGTATCGGAGAAGTCTGCGCCCTGATGTGGAGTGACATTTCTTTCGATGAACAAAAGCTGAGAGTTACACGGACGATGCAGCGTATCCAAGAGTCAGATGGCAAGGGGCATAAGACTAAAATAGAGATTGATTGTCCAAAAAGTGACTGTTCTATCAGGGACATTCCGTTACCTGACGAAGTATTCAGCATACTGGTTGAGATGAGGCAGCCGGATGGCTGCTTCTTTTTAACCGGTCTCGAAGGAACTTTCGTTGAACCCAGGCAGATGGAGAAATGTTTTTCTCGTATTGTGAAATCCTGCGGTATAGAAAAGGCTACTGTCCATACTTGCCGCCATTCCTTTGCTACCCGCTGCGTGGAAGTGGGATTTGATATCAAGACTCTATCAGAAATTCTAGGACATGCCAGTGTAGCAATCACCATGAACCGTTATGTTCACCCTTCTATGGAGCTTAAAGCCCAGAATATGAACAAGCTTTGCGGACTGCTTTCAGGGGTCAAAAACAGGGTCAACAAGAATGAAGAGTCCGCATAA
- a CDS encoding DUF6985 domain-containing protein, which produces MRYLEPEKNEIMDIWGRQVQIKVIFDLFQGEDISEQQGVAYDKFYENKEKIFETSYAKLKEYCLENYSDKVDKNFINIYSYVIPKSLYIKREKNDKRTIGFFCKFRFDKENDLVVLIENEEIVKIGTQDIIL; this is translated from the coding sequence ATGAGATATCTTGAACCAGAAAAAAATGAAATAATGGACATATGGGGTAGACAAGTACAAATTAAAGTAATTTTCGACTTATTCCAAGGTGAGGATATTTCTGAACAACAAGGTGTTGCTTATGATAAATTCTATGAAAATAAGGAAAAGATATTTGAAACTTCATATGCAAAATTAAAGGAGTATTGTCTCGAAAATTATTCGGATAAAGTAGATAAGAATTTTATTAATATTTATTCGTATGTAATTCCTAAATCTCTCTATATTAAGCGTGAAAAAAACGACAAAAGAACAATTGGCTTTTTTTGTAAGTTTCGATTTGATAAAGAAAATGATTTGGTAGTTTTGATAGAAAATGAAGAGATTGTAAAAATAGGTACTCAAGATATTATTTTATAA
- the yidD gene encoding membrane protein insertion efficiency factor YidD: protein MEEKKIPHYINDPVINRLTAPENKLYRPKISFIKAALVVVGTVIATLGISFLLALLFRKIGWFEFENKSQPQAFLSVYWIVQLLVFVLTLKYIMIWFIRVYQRYAKSETRLRCCYTPSCSEYAILALKKYGALIGGIKAVKRLLRCGPPGGIDYP from the coding sequence ATGGAAGAGAAGAAAATACCTCACTATATAAATGACCCTGTGATAAATAGGCTTACCGCTCCTGAAAATAAATTATATCGACCGAAGATAAGTTTTATAAAAGCGGCATTGGTAGTAGTCGGAACAGTGATTGCAACATTAGGCATTTCATTCCTTTTGGCTTTGCTGTTCAGGAAAATAGGATGGTTCGAATTTGAAAACAAGAGTCAGCCACAGGCATTTTTAAGTGTTTACTGGATTGTACAACTTCTGGTGTTTGTTCTGACTTTGAAATACATAATGATTTGGTTTATTAGAGTGTATCAGCGATATGCAAAATCAGAAACACGTTTAAGATGCTGTTATACGCCGAGCTGCTCAGAATACGCTATTCTGGCGCTTAAAAAATACGGTGCGCTGATTGGTGGAATCAAAGCTGTGAAAAGGCTGTTGAGATGTGGTCCCCCAGGCGGCATAGACTACCCGTAA
- a CDS encoding ADP-ribosyltransferase codes for MDEEYSESVDTSSDMDVSDVDVSDNIPADIPDDIPEDDYAETDVSDDVSDDVIDEAVDDAEYDEADESIEEDSIEPEVDEMDESMDDIEEDTLDESEDSSEDYEELDDIPEDTDGFDEEQSVEFDDSGEIPEDTDDSEVTEQEETLDEDIPEDVTDTEAMDEASDVETTDSFDQPEDVYDTEIADEASDAEGIDTSDQPEDVTDTETTDETSDVEDADTTEQLEDRSDAEAMDESSDVEDIDTVEKPEDLYDTETTDETSDVEDYDTVDQPEDMTDTEATDETSDVENNDITEQPDDVSDTKIADKTSDVENTDMGELPEDVADAESTDETSDVEDTDTVEQAEDMTDTEATDETSDVAEADTSDRSEDVSNTETTDEAPDVEASDIEETDTSEQPEDVSDAIDENHSELETYNYETSPETSGEYVSADNPYREQWEKFADEFSDGKDESEGWDSLKDVPFADNDQTDADEATGMTPTSETTEISEINSISDYMNAHNYGPDDFATYSQDPQWKQLMRQEYPDYELPELTQENANSQLVQYMNDHNYGQDDYAEYSQDPTWRELHSAAYPDDELPPLDNVEQQVIETEYNDEPPVESQEYGEYKKGFFSRNNIEKDYQNYCNADASNLGEKDISAIEHYTGNGYSEINRSLYDPEFKPFDDQEGERLGDEIDTLTDCIDNKELARNAELYRGIGSIEDIVGDDVNNLTPDQIIEKYTGTEYRNPAFTSASCRKDIAESFADSSWGDNSGLLTIHAPKGTKAMCVGGVGTYGTSEGEVLMQRGTIYKIDKMTYNNGRYDVVMTAKGNAR; via the coding sequence ATGGATGAAGAATACAGCGAAAGCGTAGACACTTCCTCCGATATGGATGTTTCCGATGTAGATGTATCGGACAATATACCTGCTGACATTCCAGACGATATCCCAGAGGATGATTATGCTGAAACAGATGTCTCGGACGACGTTTCTGATGATGTGATTGATGAAGCAGTGGATGATGCTGAATATGATGAAGCCGATGAATCTATCGAAGAGGATTCCATAGAGCCAGAGGTGGATGAAATGGATGAATCTATGGATGATATCGAAGAAGATACTCTTGACGAATCAGAGGATTCATCCGAGGACTACGAGGAACTTGATGATATCCCTGAAGATACGGATGGTTTTGACGAAGAACAAAGTGTCGAATTCGATGATTCTGGGGAAATTCCAGAGGACACGGATGATTCTGAGGTGACCGAACAAGAAGAAACCCTTGATGAAGATATCCCAGAGGATGTGACCGATACAGAGGCTATGGATGAAGCCTCTGATGTTGAGACCACTGATTCTTTCGACCAGCCAGAGGACGTATATGATACCGAAATTGCGGATGAAGCCTCCGATGCTGAGGGTATTGATACTTCCGACCAGCCAGAGGATGTGACCGATACTGAAACTACAGATGAAACCTCCGATGTTGAGGATGCTGATACCACAGAGCAACTGGAGGACAGATCCGATGCCGAAGCTATGGATGAATCCTCTGACGTTGAGGATATCGACACGGTGGAAAAGCCAGAAGACTTATACGATACCGAAACTACGGATGAGACCTCCGATGTCGAGGATTATGACACGGTTGACCAGCCGGAGGATATGACCGACACAGAAGCCACGGACGAAACCTCTGATGTTGAGAATAATGACATAACAGAGCAACCGGATGACGTATCCGATACCAAAATCGCAGATAAAACCTCTGACGTTGAGAATACCGACATGGGCGAACTGCCGGAAGATGTGGCCGATGCCGAGTCAACGGATGAGACTTCTGATGTCGAGGATACTGACACGGTTGAACAGGCAGAGGATATGACTGACACCGAGGCGACGGATGAAACCTCCGATGTTGCAGAAGCTGATACCTCTGACCGGTCGGAGGACGTGTCTAATACCGAAACCACAGATGAAGCACCCGATGTTGAAGCCTCTGATATTGAAGAAACCGATACTTCTGAACAGCCGGAGGACGTGTCGGATGCCATAGATGAGAATCATAGTGAGTTGGAAACCTATAATTATGAAACATCTCCTGAAACATCCGGGGAATATGTTTCTGCCGATAATCCGTATCGTGAACAGTGGGAGAAGTTTGCGGATGAGTTTTCGGACGGCAAAGACGAGTCTGAAGGTTGGGATTCGTTAAAGGATGTTCCATTCGCTGATAACGATCAGACAGATGCAGATGAAGCCACCGGCATGACTCCGACATCTGAAACAACGGAAATATCTGAGATTAACAGCATCTCGGATTACATGAATGCGCATAACTATGGACCGGATGATTTTGCAACATATTCGCAAGATCCACAATGGAAACAGTTGATGCGACAAGAGTATCCTGATTATGAATTGCCTGAGTTGACACAGGAGAATGCCAATTCGCAGCTTGTGCAGTACATGAATGATCATAATTACGGTCAGGATGATTATGCTGAGTATTCACAGGATCCGACATGGAGAGAATTGCACTCAGCTGCATATCCTGATGATGAGCTTCCACCGTTAGACAATGTTGAACAGCAGGTCATAGAAACGGAATATAATGATGAACCTCCAGTAGAAAGTCAGGAGTATGGAGAGTATAAGAAAGGATTCTTTTCAAGGAACAATATAGAAAAGGATTATCAAAACTATTGTAATGCAGATGCTTCGAACTTAGGTGAAAAGGATATTAGTGCGATAGAACATTATACAGGTAATGGGTACAGCGAAATTAATCGAAGTCTGTATGACCCTGAATTTAAACCATTCGATGATCAGGAGGGAGAACGGTTGGGAGATGAAATAGATACGCTGACTGATTGTATTGATAACAAGGAACTAGCAAGAAATGCAGAATTATATAGGGGAATTGGAAGTATTGAGGACATAGTAGGAGACGATGTGAACAATTTGACACCTGACCAGATAATTGAGAAATATACGGGAACTGAATATAGAAATCCGGCGTTTACATCAGCATCTTGTAGAAAAGATATTGCTGAGAGTTTTGCGGATAGTAGCTGGGGAGATAATTCTGGATTACTGACAATTCATGCACCAAAAGGAACTAAGGCAATGTGCGTTGGTGGCGTTGGAACCTATGGAACATCGGAGGGAGAGGTTCTGATGCAGCGAGGAACCATTTATAAAATTGATAAGATGACTTACAATAACGGAAGATACGATGTCGTGATGACGGCGAAGGGAAATGCGAGGTGA
- a CDS encoding HNH endonuclease translates to MNDEFKEELSDEDEFFESASLEGSILDNDSDIDDIPEDIEDDIPQGEVDATMDEIKEDVIEKNEDELDVEERSETEDVIEYQSTYEERKQQTPKEFDENGLERWSGERGESMCRLDDSEVNEILEKCNIDGIEYRDCVPDFTPVSKGNVEIQSMSDDRNGKDGNFNQADTLLAQEKGCDPRDVRDWRRENGYTWHECNDMKTCQKIPSIINSKFGHLGGVSECRKFRESEENWEDEFDEIS, encoded by the coding sequence ATGAATGATGAATTTAAGGAAGAGCTTTCTGATGAAGATGAATTCTTTGAATCTGCATCTTTAGAGGGTTCGATTTTAGATAACGACTCAGATATAGATGATATCCCAGAAGATATAGAGGATGATATACCTCAAGGCGAAGTTGATGCCACGATGGATGAGATTAAAGAAGATGTTATTGAAAAAAATGAAGACGAACTGGATGTAGAAGAACGATCTGAAACAGAGGACGTTATCGAATATCAGAGCACATACGAGGAGAGGAAACAGCAGACACCAAAGGAATTTGATGAGAATGGGTTAGAAAGATGGAGTGGCGAGCGAGGGGAGTCAATGTGCCGTCTGGATGATTCTGAAGTGAATGAAATTTTAGAAAAGTGTAACATTGATGGTATAGAGTATCGTGACTGTGTACCTGATTTTACCCCTGTTTCTAAGGGGAATGTAGAAATACAATCTATGTCAGATGATAGAAACGGAAAGGATGGGAACTTTAATCAGGCCGACACTTTATTGGCTCAAGAAAAAGGTTGCGATCCCCGAGATGTACGAGATTGGCGTCGAGAGAATGGATATACATGGCACGAATGCAATGATATGAAAACGTGTCAAAAGATCCCGTCAATTATTAATTCTAAATTCGGACACTTAGGTGGTGTAAGCGAATGCCGGAAATTCAGGGAGTCCGAAGAAAATTGGGAGGATGAATTTGATGAGATATCTTGA
- a CDS encoding ATP-binding protein translates to MDIKTLELNDGEFVGIGAIEITSIPTMIILKDNYPQGTDIENEYKQGFSNLLTELYQSYRTFTSHNGNAEASFEFLWLTESVDNQPFKAKINLFMVLRAIAEDEQTAISRVERLINSCSSMLKMYQYGARQADPDALGTQVNSLPIQTIEALVKDERIENLQNQMLPNCYAFDRFNGYAHDLGAVVNSLIDHPHSAFSVQLIPTRLSPEENSAITQITPMLDTLSKGVMTQGVGNVSFSNADTLSETYRYYQGSKNNALFSYNFTVFGNRSAVDDITSKLHGTLAYDSTKPTALKHVHFSNNDIQLADSFIPLPWIINELLIQTDRSPYIWSQNTGFQNFYRMPYVITAEEAAGVFRLPIGTQRISAGLPINETESSSKTYAGNLINAGDIEIGLLKSSGNRDTIGISLKDLTKHMLVVGTPGSGKTTFSVSLLDRLWKEHHIPFLVIEPAKNEYRALIQSIPELQVFTPGKNFISPFVFNPFVPPKNVKLETYKSTLKTAFAAAVSMSTPLDKIFEESINNCYSDFRWLDTYTVDDKGQTFNIADFIKCFQNTFDEIGYTGDAKNIGRAGVVRLNSLSNLFDNYFSIPIQDLLEKPTIIELAAIENSDQKALIISLLLLSILAYVNSNYVGEGGLKNVILLEEAHVLLDAESNASQGDANPSAIAQGLVKRMLAEIRSYGVGIVIADQSPRKVSTDVVALTDMKMVFRLVEATDKQIVSDSMNMSEAQVQRMSRLKPGEAFLFFNRLDEPEEVITPDYRLENNISITLSDEGIRELTTYWNDKQEALSPYPECARTKYCTHSCDYARRILAREIARRIFVKNFRPETKDFEPVKKVFGQITNLVKAELNDEPFSKELLSCVKVHLWRRIRYSTKIPVRDVQIMNSLEKS, encoded by the coding sequence ATGGATATTAAAACACTGGAATTGAATGATGGCGAGTTTGTAGGGATAGGAGCGATTGAAATCACCTCGATTCCTACCATGATCATCTTAAAGGATAACTATCCCCAAGGGACAGATATTGAAAACGAATATAAGCAGGGATTCAGCAACTTGCTGACAGAACTGTATCAAAGCTACAGAACGTTTACTTCTCACAACGGAAACGCCGAAGCATCCTTTGAATTTTTGTGGCTTACAGAATCAGTCGATAACCAGCCGTTTAAGGCAAAAATCAACCTGTTTATGGTATTGCGTGCTATTGCGGAAGATGAACAGACTGCTATTTCTAGGGTTGAGCGTCTGATTAACTCCTGCAGTTCGATGCTTAAGATGTATCAATATGGTGCAAGACAAGCTGATCCTGACGCCCTTGGAACACAAGTTAACAGTTTACCGATTCAGACTATAGAGGCATTGGTTAAGGACGAACGCATTGAGAATCTCCAGAATCAGATGCTTCCGAATTGTTATGCTTTCGATAGGTTTAATGGATATGCGCATGACCTTGGCGCTGTGGTAAACAGTCTGATTGACCATCCTCACAGTGCGTTCTCCGTCCAATTGATACCGACAAGACTGTCTCCGGAAGAAAACTCTGCCATTACGCAAATAACACCAATGCTGGATACTCTAAGCAAAGGCGTTATGACACAGGGTGTGGGTAATGTTAGCTTTTCCAATGCAGATACATTATCCGAGACATACAGATACTACCAGGGAAGCAAAAATAATGCGCTGTTCTCCTATAACTTTACTGTGTTTGGTAACAGATCAGCTGTCGACGATATCACATCAAAACTACACGGAACTCTGGCATATGACTCAACCAAGCCCACAGCGTTGAAACATGTGCATTTTTCAAACAACGATATCCAGCTTGCTGATAGCTTTATTCCGTTACCGTGGATAATAAACGAGCTACTTATACAGACAGATAGAAGTCCATATATCTGGTCTCAAAATACTGGATTTCAAAACTTTTACAGGATGCCGTATGTTATTACGGCAGAGGAAGCTGCAGGTGTATTTCGCCTTCCCATAGGAACTCAGCGAATCTCCGCAGGCCTTCCTATTAACGAAACGGAAAGTTCCAGTAAGACTTATGCCGGAAATCTTATTAATGCCGGCGATATTGAAATCGGTCTTTTGAAATCATCCGGCAACCGCGATACCATTGGTATTTCACTGAAAGACTTGACCAAGCATATGCTTGTCGTTGGAACACCGGGTTCCGGTAAAACAACATTTTCTGTTAGTCTTCTGGACAGACTTTGGAAGGAACATCATATTCCCTTCCTTGTTATTGAACCGGCGAAAAACGAATATAGGGCACTTATACAAAGCATTCCAGAACTGCAAGTGTTCACACCGGGAAAAAACTTTATTTCCCCGTTTGTATTTAATCCGTTTGTGCCGCCCAAGAATGTTAAGTTGGAAACTTATAAATCAACACTGAAAACTGCATTTGCTGCAGCAGTGTCAATGTCGACTCCTCTTGATAAGATTTTCGAAGAGTCAATTAATAACTGCTACTCGGATTTTAGGTGGCTCGATACATATACCGTGGATGACAAAGGGCAAACCTTCAACATCGCCGATTTCATTAAATGTTTCCAAAATACATTTGACGAAATAGGCTATACGGGAGATGCAAAGAATATAGGGCGTGCGGGTGTTGTTCGGCTAAACAGCTTAAGCAATCTGTTTGACAACTACTTCTCCATCCCCATTCAGGATTTACTGGAGAAACCGACAATCATTGAGCTTGCGGCAATAGAAAATAGTGATCAGAAAGCCTTGATTATTTCATTACTCTTGCTGTCTATCCTTGCATATGTGAATTCCAATTATGTCGGGGAAGGTGGACTAAAAAATGTAATCCTTCTGGAAGAAGCTCATGTTCTGTTAGATGCTGAATCCAATGCAAGCCAAGGAGATGCGAATCCAAGTGCCATAGCGCAAGGATTGGTAAAAAGAATGCTTGCGGAAATTCGCTCATATGGGGTTGGTATTGTCATTGCCGACCAGTCCCCGCGTAAAGTATCTACGGATGTAGTTGCGCTTACGGACATGAAGATGGTATTCCGTCTCGTTGAGGCAACAGATAAGCAGATTGTTTCTGACAGCATGAACATGAGCGAGGCGCAGGTTCAACGGATGTCCAGGTTAAAGCCCGGTGAAGCATTCTTGTTTTTTAACAGGCTTGATGAGCCGGAAGAAGTAATCACGCCGGATTATCGTTTGGAAAATAATATTAGTATTACTCTCTCGGATGAGGGAATACGTGAATTGACCACCTATTGGAACGATAAACAGGAGGCACTAAGCCCCTATCCCGAATGCGCAAGGACGAAGTATTGTACGCATTCCTGCGATTATGCCAGAAGAATTCTTGCAAGAGAAATTGCAAGGAGAATATTTGTTAAAAACTTTAGGCCGGAAACCAAGGACTTTGAACCTGTTAAAAAGGTCTTTGGACAAATAACAAACCTGGTGAAAGCAGAGCTTAACGATGAACCATTCTCAAAGGAACTACTCTCCTGTGTAAAGGTTCATCTGTGGAGAAGAATACGTTATAGCACAAAAATCCCTGTGAGAGATGTACAGATAATGAATTCACTCGAAAAATCATAA
- a CDS encoding SPFH domain-containing protein has translation MALFGKNPNEVAYTGGKKHWADVIKNTGPGELLIWRQPEEDFNTNSTLVVMPGEEAIFIKGGNIEQVFDNGTYKLSTENYPFISRLRNAFTGGVSTFNCVVYFVRKADSQEIRWGTETPIQVRDKVWGIRTDARVRGAYKVRIENPAKLLEKLIGNNVPYQFQEELNKYFESEFQGKIKSAISKFLNGLEQELIGIDAYMDELSEQIEPYIDEVVQDYGLKCVKFSLAGFDIDNSKYDAIDESQIASISKVKLAQGDKGVMDVLGEDWGRQQAASILGDLARNPGAGGVGAMGAGMGMGVAAGSVFGNMANQMFAPMSQQTPQQPAQPSQPTPSGRFAPKGAGTAQGGTQAPAEDPMETLGKLKKMLDAGLIEQAEYDAKKAEVLGRM, from the coding sequence ATGGCACTTTTCGGAAAAAATCCAAATGAAGTTGCTTACACAGGTGGAAAGAAGCACTGGGCTGATGTCATAAAGAATACAGGTCCGGGAGAACTTTTGATATGGAGACAGCCGGAGGAGGATTTTAATACCAACTCTACTCTTGTCGTTATGCCGGGAGAGGAAGCAATCTTTATCAAAGGAGGCAACATTGAGCAGGTCTTTGATAATGGTACCTATAAGTTGTCAACGGAGAATTATCCATTTATCAGCAGGCTTCGTAATGCATTTACAGGGGGAGTGAGCACGTTCAACTGTGTTGTCTATTTTGTTCGGAAAGCAGACAGCCAGGAAATTAGATGGGGAACAGAGACACCTATCCAAGTGCGTGACAAGGTATGGGGAATTCGAACCGATGCACGAGTACGCGGAGCATACAAGGTAAGGATTGAGAATCCGGCAAAGCTCCTCGAAAAACTCATCGGCAATAATGTGCCGTACCAATTTCAGGAAGAACTGAACAAATATTTTGAGAGTGAATTCCAGGGTAAGATAAAATCTGCAATTTCGAAGTTCCTGAATGGATTGGAACAGGAACTTATAGGAATTGATGCCTATATGGACGAACTCTCAGAACAGATTGAACCATACATCGATGAGGTTGTACAGGACTATGGCCTGAAATGCGTTAAGTTCTCCCTTGCGGGGTTTGATATCGACAACAGCAAGTACGATGCGATTGATGAGTCGCAGATTGCTTCAATCAGCAAAGTTAAGCTGGCACAGGGTGATAAAGGCGTTATGGATGTCCTCGGTGAAGATTGGGGACGCCAGCAGGCTGCTAGTATTCTTGGCGATCTGGCAAGAAACCCCGGTGCCGGTGGTGTCGGTGCTATGGGCGCAGGAATGGGCATGGGAGTTGCCGCTGGAAGTGTATTCGGAAATATGGCGAATCAAATGTTTGCACCTATGAGCCAGCAAACGCCACAGCAGCCAGCACAGCCGAGTCAGCCCACACCTTCTGGCAGATTTGCACCTAAAGGTGCAGGAACAGCTCAGGGCGGGACTCAGGCACCTGCGGAGGATCCTATGGAAACGCTCGGCAAACTCAAAAAAATGCTTGATGCAGGATTGATTGAGCAGGCAGAATACGATGCAAAGAAGGCAGAAGTTCTGGGCAGAATGTAG
- a CDS encoding tetratricopeptide repeat protein, with protein sequence MSQTIVELNCPGCGARVNTGQKECDWCHKPIVISTFNSVYSMPMPEVNKYASAYRKALSENPENGDINKSIAMCYLKLKMVDKALPAFEKAIEENFDDSESYFYAAVCALGGKKAFLNQRPTIDKALEYIDAALMIEPKGIYYYLMAYIKYDYFERKHFKTSPDYQECLLMANNAGLSDYDIEQMYAILNVARPEAI encoded by the coding sequence ATGAGTCAGACTATCGTTGAACTTAATTGTCCGGGGTGCGGGGCAAGGGTAAATACTGGACAAAAGGAATGTGACTGGTGTCACAAGCCAATTGTGATATCTACATTCAATAGCGTTTATTCCATGCCAATGCCAGAGGTCAACAAATATGCCAGTGCTTACAGGAAGGCACTAAGTGAGAACCCGGAGAATGGGGATATTAACAAATCCATCGCCATGTGTTACTTAAAGCTGAAAATGGTGGATAAGGCACTTCCAGCTTTTGAGAAAGCTATAGAAGAAAATTTTGATGACTCAGAATCGTACTTCTATGCTGCTGTATGTGCGTTGGGCGGGAAGAAAGCTTTTTTGAATCAGCGGCCAACCATCGACAAAGCTCTCGAATATATTGATGCTGCCTTGATGATAGAACCGAAAGGAATTTATTACTATCTGATGGCGTACATAAAATATGACTATTTTGAACGAAAGCACTTTAAAACATCTCCAGATTACCAGGAGTGCCTGCTTATGGCCAACAATGCAGGTCTTTCTGATTACGATATAGAGCAAATGTATGCGATATTAAATGTCGCTCGTCCCGAAGCAATATAG